TTTTATTTCTTGCAATTTCGATACTCTTATCTTCAACTGTTGTATGAATAATTTTCTCAGCTACTTTAAGAGAGTAACGAACTAGCGGATCTTCCAGAGATTCAATCGCCTGATTAAACTGCTCTTTTAGATTTAAAATACTTTGCTGTAACTCAACTTTTAATGTTTCTATCTCTTCTTTCACTTCTTTTCGACCTATTTTAATACCTTCTTCATAACCTGCCTTATAGTAAATCTGCGATGCTTTAGCAAGTTTTTCTTCTATCTCTTTAATTCTTTTTAGATAAATATTTTCTGTTATAGTATCTTTTTCACCATTCCCACCGGCTAATATTTCCTCCTGAGGGATATTTCCTACCTTACCTTCTTTCTGCAATTCTCGGTTCAAGTATATATTCTTTACTTCCTTCTCAAGTCTTAATTTAAATTTCATTCAATTATTTCCTCTTCTTCTGTTGTAAGCACTATTTCTCCAGACTGTTCTAAGTCTCTGGCAATGTCAACGATTCTCCTTTGTGCTGCTTCAACATCTCTAACTCTTACAGGACCAAGATACTCCATTTCATCCTTTAGCATTTCTGCAACGCGCTCCGAAACATTTCTCATTATCTTTTCTTTTAACTCTTCACTTGCTGCCTTTAACGCCAAGGCAAGGGTTTTTGTGTCAACCTCCTTCAAAATTCTTTGTATAGCAAAATCTGAAACTTTGACCATATCTTCAAACAGAAACATCATACTTGCTATCTGATCCGCAAGCTCAGGGTCCTTTTGCCTGATACTATCCAGAACTGACCTCTCAATTGACCTGCTAACAGAATTTAATATCGATGCTACCGTTTCGGGTCCGCCAACTTTTTGTAAATCTGAACCAAATGCTGTATCAATTTGTTGCTTTAATATTGATTCTATATCCTTTATGAATTCCTGACTGGTCCTTTCCATAGTAGCGATTCGGAAAGCAATATCCGCCTGCATATTTTCAGGTAGCTGGGAGATTATAGAAGCTGCCTGTTTCGGCTTCAAGTTTGAAAGAATTAAAGCAGCTGTCTGTGGATTTTCATTACCAAGAAAATTGATGAGTTGCTTTTCATCAAGACTTTGCAGCAGATGAAATGCGCTTACCTCAGTGGCAGCTTCAACTCTTTCAATTAACTCCTCAGCTTTTTCCCTTCCATACGCTGCCTCAAGCACTTCCCTGGCATATTCAATACCACCTTGCAGTATATACTCATTAGTTAGTGTTAGCTGATAAAATTCTTCAATTACCTGTCCCAGTACATCAGCCGATATCTCTTTTAATTGAGCAATCTCAATACTTAGCGCTTCAATTTCTGATTCGGATAAATGCTTCATTATCTCAGCTGCTGTTTGTGTTCCTAATGCTATCATTATTATTGCTGCTTTCTTTTGTGGCGTCAGCTTCTCCTTTTCCGCCATCACTCCTCCTGAAGAGTTAAGATGTTGACTGCTTAATTAAAGATTTGATTAGCTGAGCAGCTCCTTCGGGGTTTTTCTTTGCATATTCTATGACTTGCTGAGTCATTTTATCTTTTGCTCTAAGTTTAGCCCTGGCTTCAGGTGACAGTTTGGTTAAATACTTTTCTTCAAGTTCTTCAATAGCTTTTTCTTCTTCTATCTTTTCAGGGGATGGTAGCTCAGCCCCTGGTTTTGAAGGTGGTAATTGTTGAGCTTTCTGCATAGCGGGTAATTCCCCCAAAACAGTTGTTGTCGTTTTTATCAAACCTTTTATTAAGAAAAATACAGCGACAATTGCAACAAATAACAAAGCCTTTGTCAAAATGTTCTTAAATAAATCCCTCTTTTGTAACTGGGTAAAATATTCCTTTTCCATTTCTACAGCTGTCTGGTCAAATTTTAAATTTTGGACTTCAACTATATCCCCTCTATCTTCACTATATCCTATTGCACTTTTTACAAGAGAAGCGATCTGGTTTAATTCTCTATTATCACGAGGTATATATCTTTTTACTTCTCTTCCCCTATTATCTCTTACTGTTTCGTATCTACCATTAACAAGAACAGCAACGGATATCCTTTTTATCCTGCTCGGCTCGCTGGAATAATGCTCAACTATTTTCCCGAGCTCATAGTTTGTAACCACATTTTCCCTTTTATGCTGTTCGGTTGCATTGTTTGCGGTATCACTTGATACGATAGCTTCGGAGTGATTTTCTTCACTGACAACCACAACATTGTCTGGATCATATCTTTCCACTGTCCTTTCAACCCTATCAAAGCTCAAATCAACCGCCACCTTTACAACTGCATTATTTTTTCCGACAACATTTTCAACAATTTCTTTAACTTTTTTCTGTAACTTATCTTCTATGTTATGCTTCAAATCCCATTGAGTACCAGCTGCACCAAGTTTTGACTCCTCCTCAGGACTTCTTGTTAAGATATTGCCTTCAGTGTCTACCACAACTACATCAGAAGCATTAATACCATCAACACTATTTGCAACGAGGGACTGAATACCTTTTACCTGACTATCAGTTAGATATCTTCCCGGCTCAAGAAATAATACAACTGATGCAGAACCATTCTTTCTTTCTTCAAATAACCTTTCCTCAGGTAGGACGATATGAACTCTACAGCTTTTTACTTCGGGAAACTGGCTGATGGTTTTCGTTAACTCACCCTCAAGAGCCCGTCTCATATTAAGCCTTTGCATAAATGTGGTCATACCCACTTTAGCATTATCAAAAATCTCGTAACCAACAATCTTCATCCCCGAATATCCTTTCTCGGCAAAATTTAACCTTAATTCAGCAACTTTATCAGAAGGAACCAGTATAGTTCTTCCACCATCACGTAGTCGATAGTTGACTTTCATTTCTCTCAGCTCAGTAACAATTTCACCCGCAATAGCAGGATCCATCTCTGTATACAATACGCTATACTCAGGTCTGTTTGCCCATATAACTAAAGCAATAATAGAAGATATAATACCTACAAATATTGCAATTATCAATATTCTCTGACCAATAGTGTAACGCTGCAAAAATTTCCCTAATAATTCTATCAACCTTCTCATATCTTATACCGGCATCCTCTCAATTTCTTTATAGGCCTCTACCAACTTATTACGTATTTCAAGCATTAAATTGAAACTTAA
Above is a genomic segment from Candidatus Neomarinimicrobiota bacterium containing:
- the fliG gene encoding flagellar motor switch protein FliG; translation: MAEKEKLTPQKKAAIIMIALGTQTAAEIMKHLSESEIEALSIEIAQLKEISADVLGQVIEEFYQLTLTNEYILQGGIEYAREVLEAAYGREKAEELIERVEAATEVSAFHLLQSLDEKQLINFLGNENPQTAALILSNLKPKQAASIISQLPENMQADIAFRIATMERTSQEFIKDIESILKQQIDTAFGSDLQKVGGPETVASILNSVSRSIERSVLDSIRQKDPELADQIASMMFLFEDMVKVSDFAIQRILKEVDTKTLALALKAASEELKEKIMRNVSERVAEMLKDEMEYLGPVRVRDVEAAQRRIVDIARDLEQSGEIVLTTEEEEIIE
- the fliF gene encoding flagellar M-ring protein FliF, translated to MRRLIELLGKFLQRYTIGQRILIIAIFVGIISSIIALVIWANRPEYSVLYTEMDPAIAGEIVTELREMKVNYRLRDGGRTILVPSDKVAELRLNFAEKGYSGMKIVGYEIFDNAKVGMTTFMQRLNMRRALEGELTKTISQFPEVKSCRVHIVLPEERLFEERKNGSASVVLFLEPGRYLTDSQVKGIQSLVANSVDGINASDVVVVDTEGNILTRSPEEESKLGAAGTQWDLKHNIEDKLQKKVKEIVENVVGKNNAVVKVAVDLSFDRVERTVERYDPDNVVVVSEENHSEAIVSSDTANNATEQHKRENVVTNYELGKIVEHYSSEPSRIKRISVAVLVNGRYETVRDNRGREVKRYIPRDNRELNQIASLVKSAIGYSEDRGDIVEVQNLKFDQTAVEMEKEYFTQLQKRDLFKNILTKALLFVAIVAVFFLIKGLIKTTTTVLGELPAMQKAQQLPPSKPGAELPSPEKIEEEKAIEELEEKYLTKLSPEARAKLRAKDKMTQQVIEYAKKNPEGAAQLIKSLIKQSTS